The Deltaproteobacteria bacterium genome has a segment encoding these proteins:
- the rsmH gene encoding 16S rRNA (cytosine(1402)-N(4))-methyltransferase RsmH, whose amino-acid sequence MNEIVQHVPVMRDEVMDWIAPKPGGRYLDATLGLGGHTARIMELTGGRARVLGLDRDEHALARAKARLAPFGDAVTCVHSAFRYFEDALEEVGWSRVDGVIADLGVSSVQLDSPERGFSFLHDGPLDMRMDPGSGGAPAANIVNSASYDRLRKIIWEYGEEPMAGRIARAIVAAREESPIRTTLELARIVAAAYPAKRRALARNHPATKTFQALRIEVNGELEEIGLFLDRVIDVLAPGARIAVISFHSLEDRIVKHAFRRESSGCLCPPEYPVCQCGHEKKVRLPFRKPLLPTAEEMRVNSRSRSAKLRVAERLGDEA is encoded by the coding sequence ATGAATGAGATAGTGCAGCATGTCCCGGTCATGCGCGACGAAGTCATGGACTGGATCGCGCCCAAGCCGGGAGGACGATATCTGGACGCCACCCTGGGGTTGGGCGGCCATACCGCCCGGATCATGGAATTGACCGGCGGGCGGGCCCGCGTGCTTGGCCTGGATCGCGACGAACATGCCCTGGCTCGGGCCAAGGCCCGGTTGGCGCCATTTGGAGATGCCGTGACCTGCGTGCATTCCGCGTTTCGGTATTTCGAGGACGCCTTGGAGGAGGTGGGCTGGTCACGGGTGGATGGCGTCATCGCCGACCTGGGCGTGTCCTCCGTGCAATTGGACAGCCCGGAGCGTGGATTTTCCTTTCTTCACGACGGCCCTCTTGACATGCGCATGGATCCTGGTTCAGGCGGTGCTCCCGCCGCGAACATCGTCAACAGCGCCTCGTACGACCGGCTTCGGAAAATCATCTGGGAATATGGCGAGGAACCCATGGCTGGGCGCATCGCGCGGGCCATTGTCGCCGCCAGGGAAGAGAGTCCCATCCGGACCACCCTGGAACTGGCCCGAATCGTGGCCGCCGCCTATCCCGCCAAGCGTCGGGCCCTGGCCCGGAACCATCCGGCGACCAAGACGTTTCAAGCCCTGCGGATCGAGGTCAACGGCGAGCTGGAGGAAATCGGGCTTTTTTTGGACCGCGTCATCGACGTGCTCGCTCCGGGTGCCCGCATCGCGGTCATCTCATTTCATTCCCTGGAAGACCGCATCGTCAAGCATGCGTTTCGCCGTGAAAGCTCGGGTTGCCTGTGTCCGCCGGAATACCCCGTCTGCCAGTGCGGCCATGAAAAAAAGGTGCGTCTGCCGTTTCGCAAGCCACTGCTGCCCACCGCCGAGGAAATGCGCGTCAACAGCCGGAGTCGGAGCGCCAAGTTGCGCGTGGCCGAACGGCTTGGAGACGAGGCGTGA
- the mraZ gene encoding division/cell wall cluster transcriptional repressor MraZ translates to MFRGHAQRTQDPKGRLMLPPEFRDEVLAQSPDGSLMLTNFDDCIAAYPMPEWLVIEQSFSKLNMANRRFRDFHRFFIAGAVEVILDKQGRVLIPPHLRKYAGLQKDIILAGVGRKFEIWDRERFEAQQQAMQDNFDEVMDDLAANGFELRF, encoded by the coding sequence ATGTTTAGAGGGCATGCGCAACGAACCCAGGATCCCAAGGGACGGCTGATGCTGCCCCCGGAATTCCGTGACGAGGTTTTGGCGCAGTCCCCGGACGGCTCGCTCATGTTGACCAATTTTGACGATTGTATCGCCGCGTATCCCATGCCGGAGTGGCTGGTCATCGAGCAGAGCTTTTCCAAGCTGAACATGGCCAATCGTCGTTTCCGTGATTTTCATCGCTTTTTTATCGCCGGAGCCGTGGAGGTGATCCTGGACAAGCAGGGGCGGGTGCTCATCCCACCTCATTTGCGCAAGTACGCGGGGTTGCAAAAAGATATCATCCTGGCGGGGGTGGGGCGCAAATTCGAGATCTGGGACCGGGAGCGGTTCGAGGCCCAGCAGCAGGCCATGCAGGACAATTTTGACGAGGTCATGGACGACCTGGCCGCCAACGGTTTTGAATTGCGATTCTGA